One window of the Eucalyptus grandis isolate ANBG69807.140 chromosome 6, ASM1654582v1, whole genome shotgun sequence genome contains the following:
- the LOC104450075 gene encoding UPF0481 protein At3g47200 isoform X2 — translation MKNLLDGGLALDAKSPWIIGKVPYKWRCVRDTAFYSEMVFIGPLNRRLGQELQGLRHELKIRFLIRLLGGKLERRGRDGDVSRTTEGQRASDGCERDEHDEGGRMVKAMLLDDLAEAMQILEQKTRACYSESFDDLSSVEFVEMMVVDGCFVVELLRLYHQRFNPQSPGVATEYDPIFSNPLTLTALRRDLVQFENQLPFFILEKLYELINKKNKIDHQHAVPLEVLAVTFFDPLLPQHNAASKLDTNKPKAHLLDVFRSSFLNSEKVLKKGKSQIKSRLNPNGSIRGVVRHFTSELQEAGMQFKKWKGHDLLDIEFDHNTLRVPQLSINDNTISLLLNFVAYEMSIEHPEPFFTNYVMFWDSLVNSPRDIQIFRKHGIINHLGSEKEVVELFMRCREVIYDLDLGYLYNEIKEVNEYCEQYCESKYSFWWRSLIRERFSSPWTCLSLFAAIILLLLTLLETFYTVYAYYRPL, via the exons ATGAAGAATCTCCTCGACGGAGGGCTCGCTCTTGATGCGAAGAGTCCATGGATCATCGGCAAAGTCCCTTATAAGTGGCGTTGTGTTCGTGATACCGCATTCTATAGCGAAATGGTATTTATCGGTCCCCTCAACCGGAGGCTTGGACAAGAGCTCCAGGGGCTTCGACATGAGCTCAAGATACGGTTTCTAATCCGCCTTCTGGGAGGCAAGTTGGAGCGGAGGGGAAGGGACGGAGATGTGTCGAGGACAACCGAGGGGCAGAGAGCGTCCGATGGCTGCGAACGTGATGAACACGATGAGGGCGGTCGGATGGTGAAAGCCATGCTTTTGGATGACCTTGCGGAAGCCATGCAGATATTGGAGCAAAAAACGAGGGCCTGCTATTCCGAGAGTTTTGATGACCTAAGCAGCGTGGAATTCGTGGAGATGATGGTGGTCGATGGTTGCTTCGTGGTTGAACTATTGCGCCTTTACCACCAGCGTTTCAACCCCCAG TCACCTGGGGTGGCAACTGAGTACGATCCGATTTTCTCCAACCCCCTGACTCTAACAGCCCTTCGACGCGACCTCGTACAGTTTGAGAACCAACTACCTTTCTTCATTCTTGAGAAACTGTACGAGCTaatcaacaagaagaacaagatTGATCATCAACACGCTGTGCCGCTGGAAGTACTCGCGGTCACCTTCTTCGACCCGCTGTTACCCCAGCACAATGCTGCATCTAAGTTGGATACCAACAAACCCAAGGCTCATCTGCTCGATGTTTTCCGCTCTTCCTTCCTCAATAGtgagaaagtcctcaagaaggGAAAGAGTCAAATCAAGTCGCGGTTGAATCCCAATGGCAGTATTAGGGGCGTTGTCCGACACTTCACATCGGAGCTCCAAGAGGCGGGCATGCAATTCAAGAAGTGGAAGGGCCACGACTTACTGGACATCGAGTTCGATCACAACACCCTACGGGTCCCTCAGTTGTCCATCAACGACAATACAATCTCTCTCCTTTTGAATTTCGTGGCGTATGAAATGAGCATCGAACACCCCGAGCCCTTCTTCACGAATTATGTAATGTTCTGGGACAGTTTGGTCAATAGCCCCAGGGACATTCAGATTTTCCGCAAGCACGGGATCATCAATCACCTGGGAAGCGAAAAGGAGGTGGTGGAACTGTTTATGAGGTGTAGAGAGGTCATTTACGATCTCGATCTGGGCTACTTGTACAACGAAATCAAGGAGGTGAATGAGTATTGCGAGCAGTACTGCGAAAGCAAGTACAGCTTCTGGTGGAGAAGCCTCATCCGCGAACGTTTCAGTAGTCCATGGAcatgcctctctctctttgctgcCATTATCCTCTTGCTGCTTACCCTCCTCGAGACGTTTTACACCGTGTACGCTTACTATCGGCCGCTTTAA
- the LOC104452057 gene encoding protein SEEDLING PLASTID DEVELOPMENT 1 — translation MRCSPISRLRLHPPLELAPRASPLRPAPPLPSLSARFSPRPLPRRGLALKSPGRRGFAAAGGPPGPGSPEDDFDVELGRLLALLPEEMRRRVSEHPERSQLIEVVMDLGRKPLARFPSGDFVLSELPVSHEDLERATSQVGDFAVDNRAGISRTLHRISGIRNRKGIIIGLTCRVGRAISGSAPLLQDLVQTGASLLLIGPPGVGKTTIIREIARMLANDYGKRVMIVDTSNEIGGDGDIPHEGIGNARRMQVPNSDMQHKVLIEAVENHMPQVIVIDEIGTKLEAMAASTIAQRGIQLVATAHGVTIENLIMNPALEMLVGGIQSVTLGDEEASRRGVQKTVLERKGPSTFSCGVEIISKTELRVHRSLEATVDAILSGRLPKVEVRKMGANDSRGNAEAEPFTYSSLSDNDDASFIHVPDRASESSGYGEYAPELPSNRESFSEDGARLVLYNYGILEASIIQVVKQLNLGEDVIQLTDNISQAHALIALQSKLKKNPGIQAAARSHGIPTYVTKTSSLVQITNAVRALLRDHDGSEDTEVEDTLKLSEKTDALEEARVAIEQVVIPKGEHVELLPRSSSIMSLQMDLVRKYQLRSEKIGKEQDIHLRILPYDLGSYEDIDSTDEVVDGFDDFESTNGSAHNISRLPLLSD, via the exons ATGCGCTGTTCTCCGATTTCGCGCCTCCGACTTCACCCGCccctcgagctcgccccgcGAGCATCCCCGCTCCGGCCCGCGCCGCCTCTGCCGTCGCTCTCCGCCCGCTTCTCGCCCCGCCCGCTCCCCCGCCGCGGCCTCGCCCTGAAGTCTCCCGGGCGCCGGGGATTCGCCGCCGCGGGCGGTCCCCCGGGTCCGGGCTCGCCGGAGGACGACTTCGATGTCGAGCTGGGCCGCCTCCTGGCCCTCCTCCCCGAGGAGATGCGGCGGAGGGTCAGCGAGCATCCGGAGCGGAGTCAGTTGATCGAGGTGGTCATGGACTTGGGCCGGAAGCCGTTGGCCCGGTTCCCGTCCGGCGATTTCGTGTTGTCGGAGCTTCCGGTGTCGCACGAGGATCTCGAGCGCGCCACGTCCCAG GTTGGCGACTTTGCTGTAGACAATCGAGCAGGCATCAGTCGAACGTTACACCGCATTAGTGGTATTAGGAATCGGAAGGGAATAATTATTGGACTAACTTGCCGTGTTGGGCGAGCAATATCAGGAAGCGCTCCTCTGCTGCAGGATTTGGTTCAAACCGGGGCTTCTCTGTTGCTCATTGGGCCACCAGGGGTGGGGAAAACTACCATTATCAG GGAAATAGCTAGAATGCTTGCAAATGATTATGGAAAACGTGTTATGATCGTTGACACTTCCAACGAGATTGGTGGAGATGGTGACATACCTCATGAAGGAATAGGCAATGCTCGGCGAATGCAAGTTCCCAACTCTGACATGCAACATAAG gTGTTAATTGAAGCAGTGGAAAATCATATGCCACAAGTTATTGTAATAGATGAGATTGGCACAAAGCTTGAAGCAATGGCTGCAAGCACGATTGCCCAACGTGGGATTCAGCTAGTTGCGACTGCCCATGGTGTAACTATAGAGAATTTAATAATGAATCCTGCGCTGGAGATGCTTGTAGGAGGAATTCAG AGTGTCACTCTAGGGGATGAGGAAGCCAGCCGGAGGGGTGTCCAAAAGACTGTGCTTGAAAGGAAAGGACCCTCAACGTTTAGTTGTGGTGTTGAGATCATATCAAAAACTGAGTTGCGAGTTCATCGTAGCTTAGAGGCAACAGTGGATGCAATTTTGTCAG GGCGGCTACCTAAAGTCGAAGTTCGCAAGATGGGAGCCAATGATTCAAGAGGAAATGCAGAAGCGGAACCTTTCACCTACTCTTCCCTGAGTGATAATGATGATGCTAGCTTCATTCATGTTCCAGATAGGGCTAGTGAAAGTTCTGGCTATGGTGAATATGCTCCCGAGTTGCCTTCAAACAGGGAGAGTTTCAGTGAAGATGGGGCTCGTCTTGTCTTGTATAATTATGGG ATCCTGGAAGCAAGCATAATCCAAGTAGTTAAACAGCTGAATTTGGGTGAAGATGTTATACAATTAACTGATAACATCAGCCAGGCACATGCATTAATTGCATTGCAGTCCAAGCTCAAAAAGAATCCAGGAATTCAAGCTGCTGCTAGATCTCATGGAATTCCCACTTATGTCACGAAG ACAAGTTCACTGGTTCAAATAACAAACGCAGTGAGGGCATTATTGAGGGATCATGATGGTTCAGAGGATACTGAAGTAGAGGACACATTAAAGTTGTCAGAGAAAACTGATGCCCTAGAG GAGGCGAGAGTGGCCATTGAACAGGTTGTCATACCAAAAGGAGAACATGTGGAATTACTTCCAAGATCATCTTCCATAATGTCTCTTCAGATGGACCTCGTACGAAAATACCAGCTACGATCAGAAAAAATAGGTAAAGAGCAGGATATACATCTGCGTATCCTTCCATATGACCTAGGAAGCTATGAAGACATAGATTCTACAGACGAGGTAGTTGATGGGTTTGATGACTTTGAGAGCACCAATGGCTCCGCTCACAACATCAGCAGATTACCGCTTCTATCCGATTAG
- the LOC104450075 gene encoding UPF0481 protein At3g47200 isoform X1, translated as MDPGDNDNHQSPEWVVNMKNLLDGGLALDAKSPWIIGKVPYKWRCVRDTAFYSEMVFIGPLNRRLGQELQGLRHELKIRFLIRLLGGKLERRGRDGDVSRTTEGQRASDGCERDEHDEGGRMVKAMLLDDLAEAMQILEQKTRACYSESFDDLSSVEFVEMMVVDGCFVVELLRLYHQRFNPQSPGVATEYDPIFSNPLTLTALRRDLVQFENQLPFFILEKLYELINKKNKIDHQHAVPLEVLAVTFFDPLLPQHNAASKLDTNKPKAHLLDVFRSSFLNSEKVLKKGKSQIKSRLNPNGSIRGVVRHFTSELQEAGMQFKKWKGHDLLDIEFDHNTLRVPQLSINDNTISLLLNFVAYEMSIEHPEPFFTNYVMFWDSLVNSPRDIQIFRKHGIINHLGSEKEVVELFMRCREVIYDLDLGYLYNEIKEVNEYCEQYCESKYSFWWRSLIRERFSSPWTCLSLFAAIILLLLTLLETFYTVYAYYRPL; from the exons ATGGATCCGGGCGATAACGACAACCATCAATCTCCAGAGTGGGTCGTCAATATGAAGAATCTCCTCGACGGAGGGCTCGCTCTTGATGCGAAGAGTCCATGGATCATCGGCAAAGTCCCTTATAAGTGGCGTTGTGTTCGTGATACCGCATTCTATAGCGAAATGGTATTTATCGGTCCCCTCAACCGGAGGCTTGGACAAGAGCTCCAGGGGCTTCGACATGAGCTCAAGATACGGTTTCTAATCCGCCTTCTGGGAGGCAAGTTGGAGCGGAGGGGAAGGGACGGAGATGTGTCGAGGACAACCGAGGGGCAGAGAGCGTCCGATGGCTGCGAACGTGATGAACACGATGAGGGCGGTCGGATGGTGAAAGCCATGCTTTTGGATGACCTTGCGGAAGCCATGCAGATATTGGAGCAAAAAACGAGGGCCTGCTATTCCGAGAGTTTTGATGACCTAAGCAGCGTGGAATTCGTGGAGATGATGGTGGTCGATGGTTGCTTCGTGGTTGAACTATTGCGCCTTTACCACCAGCGTTTCAACCCCCAG TCACCTGGGGTGGCAACTGAGTACGATCCGATTTTCTCCAACCCCCTGACTCTAACAGCCCTTCGACGCGACCTCGTACAGTTTGAGAACCAACTACCTTTCTTCATTCTTGAGAAACTGTACGAGCTaatcaacaagaagaacaagatTGATCATCAACACGCTGTGCCGCTGGAAGTACTCGCGGTCACCTTCTTCGACCCGCTGTTACCCCAGCACAATGCTGCATCTAAGTTGGATACCAACAAACCCAAGGCTCATCTGCTCGATGTTTTCCGCTCTTCCTTCCTCAATAGtgagaaagtcctcaagaaggGAAAGAGTCAAATCAAGTCGCGGTTGAATCCCAATGGCAGTATTAGGGGCGTTGTCCGACACTTCACATCGGAGCTCCAAGAGGCGGGCATGCAATTCAAGAAGTGGAAGGGCCACGACTTACTGGACATCGAGTTCGATCACAACACCCTACGGGTCCCTCAGTTGTCCATCAACGACAATACAATCTCTCTCCTTTTGAATTTCGTGGCGTATGAAATGAGCATCGAACACCCCGAGCCCTTCTTCACGAATTATGTAATGTTCTGGGACAGTTTGGTCAATAGCCCCAGGGACATTCAGATTTTCCGCAAGCACGGGATCATCAATCACCTGGGAAGCGAAAAGGAGGTGGTGGAACTGTTTATGAGGTGTAGAGAGGTCATTTACGATCTCGATCTGGGCTACTTGTACAACGAAATCAAGGAGGTGAATGAGTATTGCGAGCAGTACTGCGAAAGCAAGTACAGCTTCTGGTGGAGAAGCCTCATCCGCGAACGTTTCAGTAGTCCATGGAcatgcctctctctctttgctgcCATTATCCTCTTGCTGCTTACCCTCCTCGAGACGTTTTACACCGTGTACGCTTACTATCGGCCGCTTTAA